Proteins from a genomic interval of Stenotrophomonas sp. WZN-1:
- a CDS encoding FAD/NAD(P)-binding protein, translating into MAYNRRMTDSPRNGELDLAIIGGGAAGVLVAIQVLRQAKAPLALAIFEPASQLAQGIAYATPWPEHLLNVPAAKMSAFADQPGDFLDYLIAANAYPGEAREVLGERYVCRHYFAAYLQQRLQEAAAASPAQLQVIAQPVLGLQPDDHGYRLQLGDGQTLHATRAVLATGNSMRPLPVAGADALPADDVIEAWDYDGVRTLAGEQAVAIVGSGLSMADTVLALVAAGHTGPLHVISRHGLLPLPHAHGGLPTFDPATLLPMNLRQRLRALRGFARQAQADGLPWQGVMDRIRPHGQALWCSLDEADQRRFLRHVVRYWDVHRHRIAEEVDAQLQSLQDSGQLRIHRSRLQRVCREGDALQLSGRDTLGNEQQWTISGVINATGVETRASALRNPLLQQLQADGLARPGPHGLGLDSTVPGDRLRAAGGQPQARLGVLGSLRIGSLWESLAVPELRQQAQALATQVVAGAATAMP; encoded by the coding sequence ATGGCCTACAATCGGCGCATGACTGATTCACCGCGTAATGGCGAACTGGACCTGGCGATCATCGGTGGTGGTGCGGCTGGCGTGCTGGTGGCGATCCAGGTATTGCGCCAGGCCAAGGCGCCGCTGGCGCTGGCCATTTTCGAACCCGCCTCGCAGCTGGCGCAGGGCATCGCCTATGCCACGCCATGGCCGGAGCATCTGCTGAACGTGCCGGCGGCGAAGATGAGTGCGTTTGCCGACCAGCCCGGCGATTTCCTCGACTACCTTATAGCGGCCAATGCCTACCCGGGCGAGGCGCGCGAGGTGCTCGGCGAGCGTTACGTATGCCGCCACTACTTTGCGGCTTATCTGCAGCAGCGCCTGCAGGAGGCCGCCGCGGCCAGCCCGGCGCAGCTGCAGGTGATCGCGCAGCCGGTGCTGGGCCTGCAGCCGGATGACCATGGTTACCGGCTGCAGCTGGGCGATGGCCAGACGCTGCACGCCACGCGGGCGGTGCTCGCCACCGGCAACAGCATGCGTCCGCTGCCGGTGGCCGGTGCCGATGCGCTGCCTGCCGACGATGTGATCGAGGCCTGGGACTACGACGGCGTACGCACCCTGGCCGGCGAGCAGGCCGTGGCCATTGTCGGGTCCGGCCTGAGCATGGCCGACACCGTGCTGGCATTGGTCGCCGCCGGCCACACCGGCCCGCTGCACGTGATTTCGCGCCATGGCCTGCTGCCGTTGCCGCATGCGCATGGCGGCCTGCCCACGTTCGACCCGGCCACGTTGCTGCCGATGAACCTGCGCCAGCGCCTGCGCGCGCTGCGCGGATTCGCGCGCCAGGCCCAGGCCGACGGCCTGCCGTGGCAGGGCGTGATGGACCGCATCCGTCCGCACGGGCAGGCGCTGTGGTGCAGCCTCGATGAGGCCGACCAGCGCCGCTTCCTGCGCCATGTGGTGCGCTATTGGGACGTGCATCGCCACCGCATCGCCGAAGAGGTCGACGCGCAGCTGCAGTCCCTGCAGGACAGCGGCCAACTGCGTATCCACCGGTCCCGCCTGCAGCGCGTCTGCCGCGAAGGCGATGCGCTGCAGCTGTCCGGCCGCGATACCCTGGGCAATGAACAGCAGTGGACGATCAGCGGGGTGATCAACGCCACCGGCGTGGAAACCCGCGCCAGCGCGCTGCGTAATCCGCTGCTGCAGCAGCTGCAGGCTGATGGACTGGCGCGCCCCGGCCCGCATGGGCTGGGCCTGGACAGCACGGTGCCGGGCGACCGCCTGCGTGCCGCTGGTGGCCAGCCGCAGGCACGGCTGGGCGTGCTCGGCAGCCTGCGCATCGGCAGCCTGTGGGAAAGCCTGGCGGTGCCTGAACTGCGTCAGCAGGCGCAGGCACTGGCCACCCAGGTGGTCGCAGGAGCCGCGACGGCGATGCCGTAA
- the uvrD gene encoding DNA helicase II, translated as MDVSHLLDGLNPAQREAVSAPPGHHLVLAGAGSGKTRVLTHRIAWLHEVDGVPTHGIFAVTFTNKAAGEMRHRIDAQLPNGSRGMWIGTFHGLANRLLRLHWQDAKLPEGFQVMDSDDQLRLVKRVVQALELDDGKYPAKQIAWWINAQKDEGRRPQHIQPEPHDAWLETMRQAYIEYQARCDRAGLVDFAELLLRAHELLRDNPALLSHYRARFREILVDEFQDTNAIQYAFVRVLAGDSGHVFVVGDDDQAIYGWRGAKVENVQGFLRDFPGAQTIRLEQNYRSTANILGAANAVIAHNPDRIGKQLWTDSGDGEPIDLYAAYNEMDEARYIVERARQWVRDGGSYTEVAVLYRSNAQSRALEEALLSEQVPYRVYGGMRFFERAEIKDALAYLRLLSNRNDDAAFERAVNTPTRGIGDRTLDEVRREARAQGISLWEATMLVTQGSALAARARNALAGFLVLVNELQAQTLHMTLAERVDHVLARSQLREHWSKESRNALDSESRTDNLDELVSVASRFVRRADDIEEVGEDMDELVAFLAYAALEAGEGQAQAGEDGVQLMTLHSAKGLEFPLVFLAGLEEGLFPSARSLEESGRLEEERRLAYVGITRARQKLVLSYAESRRIHGQDNYSLPSRFLREIPRELLHEVRPKVQVSRPASMGASRVMGHASIEAPPIKLGALVTHPKFGEGMVTDYEGNGAHARVQVEFADAGSKWLVMAYANLTVI; from the coding sequence ATGGATGTCTCCCACCTGCTTGATGGCCTGAACCCGGCCCAGCGCGAAGCCGTCTCCGCTCCCCCCGGCCACCACCTGGTGCTGGCCGGTGCCGGTTCCGGCAAGACCCGCGTACTCACCCACCGCATCGCCTGGCTGCATGAAGTCGATGGCGTGCCGACCCACGGCATTTTCGCGGTGACCTTCACCAACAAGGCGGCCGGCGAAATGCGCCACCGCATCGACGCACAGCTGCCCAATGGCAGCCGTGGCATGTGGATCGGCACCTTCCACGGCCTGGCCAACCGCCTGCTGCGCCTGCACTGGCAGGACGCGAAGCTGCCGGAAGGCTTCCAGGTGATGGATTCGGACGACCAGCTGCGGCTGGTCAAGCGCGTGGTGCAGGCGCTGGAACTGGACGACGGCAAGTACCCGGCCAAGCAGATCGCGTGGTGGATCAACGCGCAGAAGGACGAAGGCCGCCGCCCGCAGCACATCCAGCCCGAGCCGCACGATGCCTGGCTGGAAACCATGCGCCAGGCCTACATCGAGTACCAGGCACGCTGCGACCGCGCCGGCCTGGTCGACTTCGCCGAGCTGCTGCTGCGCGCGCACGAACTGCTGCGCGACAACCCGGCGTTGCTGTCGCACTACCGCGCGCGCTTCCGCGAGATCCTGGTGGACGAGTTCCAGGACACCAATGCCATCCAGTACGCCTTCGTGCGCGTGCTGGCCGGCGATTCCGGCCACGTGTTTGTGGTCGGCGACGATGACCAGGCCATCTACGGCTGGCGCGGTGCCAAGGTCGAGAACGTGCAGGGCTTCCTGCGCGACTTCCCGGGCGCGCAGACCATCCGCCTGGAACAGAACTACCGCTCCACCGCCAACATCCTCGGCGCCGCCAATGCGGTGATCGCGCACAACCCCGACCGCATCGGCAAGCAGCTGTGGACCGACAGCGGCGACGGCGAGCCGATCGACCTGTACGCCGCCTACAACGAGATGGACGAGGCACGCTACATCGTCGAGCGCGCGCGCCAGTGGGTGCGTGACGGTGGCAGCTATACCGAAGTGGCCGTGCTCTACCGCAGCAATGCGCAGTCGCGCGCGCTGGAAGAAGCGCTGCTGAGCGAACAGGTGCCGTACCGCGTGTACGGTGGCATGCGCTTCTTCGAGCGTGCCGAAATCAAGGACGCGCTGGCCTACCTGCGCCTGCTGTCCAACCGCAACGACGACGCGGCGTTCGAGCGCGCGGTCAACACGCCGACGCGTGGCATCGGCGACCGCACGCTGGACGAAGTGCGCCGCGAGGCGCGCGCGCAGGGCATTTCGCTGTGGGAAGCGACCATGCTGGTCACCCAGGGCAGCGCGCTGGCCGCGCGTGCGCGCAATGCGCTGGCGGGCTTCCTGGTGCTGGTCAACGAGCTGCAGGCGCAGACCCTGCACATGACCCTGGCCGAGCGCGTGGACCACGTGCTGGCCCGCTCGCAGCTGCGCGAGCACTGGAGCAAGGAAAGCCGCAACGCGCTGGACTCCGAATCGCGCACCGACAACCTCGACGAACTGGTCTCGGTGGCCTCGCGCTTCGTGCGCCGCGCCGACGATATCGAGGAAGTGGGAGAGGACATGGACGAGCTGGTCGCGTTCCTGGCCTACGCCGCGCTGGAGGCCGGTGAGGGCCAGGCGCAGGCGGGCGAGGACGGCGTGCAGCTGATGACCCTGCACTCGGCCAAGGGGCTGGAATTCCCGCTGGTGTTCCTGGCCGGCCTGGAAGAAGGCCTGTTCCCCAGCGCACGCTCGCTGGAGGAAAGCGGGCGGCTGGAAGAAGAGCGCCGCCTGGCCTACGTGGGCATCACCCGCGCGCGCCAGAAGCTGGTGCTGAGTTATGCCGAATCGCGCCGCATCCACGGCCAGGACAATTACAGCCTGCCGTCGCGCTTCCTGCGCGAGATCCCGCGCGAGCTGCTGCACGAAGTGCGCCCGAAGGTGCAGGTTTCGCGACCGGCCTCGATGGGCGCCAGCCGGGTGATGGGCCATGCCTCGATCGAGGCACCGCCGATCAAGCTCGGCGCGCTGGTTACCCATCCCAAGTTCGGCGAAGGCATGGTGACCGACTACGAAGGCAACGGTGCCCACGCCCGCGTGCAGGTCGAGTTTGCCGACGCCGGCAGCAAGTGGCTTGTGATGGCCTACGCCAACCTGACGGTGATCTGA
- the rpmG gene encoding 50S ribosomal protein L33 has protein sequence MMAGKRDKVRMISSAGTGHFYTTDKNKKNTPGKMEFLKYDPVVRKHVLYKEGKIK, from the coding sequence ATCATGGCAGGCAAGCGCGATAAGGTCCGTATGATTTCCTCGGCCGGTACCGGCCACTTCTACACGACCGACAAGAACAAGAAGAACACCCCGGGGAAGATGGAATTCCTGAAGTACGATCCGGTCGTGCGCAAGCACGTCCTGTACAAGGAAGGCAAGATCAAGTAA
- the rpmB gene encoding 50S ribosomal protein L28, with protein sequence MSRVCQVSGKRVQTGNNVSHANNKTRRRFLPNLHERRFWVASENRWVKLRVSAHALRTIDKNGIDSVLAELRARGEKV encoded by the coding sequence ATGTCCCGCGTATGCCAGGTTTCCGGCAAGCGAGTGCAGACGGGTAACAACGTCTCGCACGCCAACAACAAGACCCGTCGTCGTTTCCTGCCGAATCTGCACGAGCGCCGTTTCTGGGTGGCCAGCGAGAACCGCTGGGTCAAGCTTCGTGTTTCCGCGCATGCACTGCGCACCATCGACAAGAACGGCATTGATTCCGTTCTGGCTGAGCTGCGTGCGCGCGGCGAAAAGGTCTGA
- the dnaQ gene encoding DNA polymerase III subunit epsilon, whose protein sequence is MNRIVALDTETTGISHRLGHRVIEIGAVELIDGQLSGRQFHTYLQPQRRVDWGAQRVHGISDAMLVGKPLFSSKAAELLDFLRGSEMVAHNATFDVGFLDNELRLAGIPGTLAQHCRITCSLKLARGRWPGQGNKLDDVLQRLRIPGNRGLHGALKDAHLLAQVIPHLR, encoded by the coding sequence ATGAATCGCATCGTCGCACTGGACACCGAAACCACCGGCATCTCCCACCGCCTGGGGCACCGGGTGATCGAGATCGGTGCCGTCGAACTGATCGATGGCCAGCTCAGCGGCCGCCAGTTCCACACCTACCTGCAGCCGCAGCGCAGGGTCGACTGGGGCGCGCAGCGCGTGCACGGCATCAGCGATGCGATGCTGGTGGGCAAGCCACTGTTTTCCAGCAAGGCCGCCGAACTGCTCGACTTCCTGCGCGGCAGCGAGATGGTCGCGCATAACGCCACCTTCGACGTGGGTTTCCTGGACAACGAGCTGCGCCTGGCTGGCATCCCCGGCACGCTGGCCCAGCACTGCCGCATCACCTGCAGCCTGAAGCTGGCGCGCGGGCGCTGGCCCGGCCAGGGCAACAAGCTGGATGATGTCCTGCAGCGCCTGCGCATCCCCGGCAACCGGGGTCTGCACGGCGCGTTGAAGGATGCCCATCTGCTGGCCCAGGTGATTCCGCACCTGCGTTGA
- a CDS encoding glycosyltransferase, with the protein MRLLALTYGTEGDTRPLAMLCHGLTGAGHEVTLLADGGTLGSAQALDVPHAALEGDIHDEVVALVSRGNGVAAASTGLARMALQHVSGWMRQADAAAEGCDAILTGGLAAFVGLSVGERRGLPVIGTGMIPLTPTRAFRSPFLPPGRSPGWLNRASYGLVNGLIWRQFRRPINAARQQLGQSPRRALWSGLPMLYGISPQLLPPPADWPVDHIACGQWRLPDAPWTPFADLRAFLDAGPPPVYLGFGSMTGFDRERVLPALLHALAPRRVLLFPGWAGLPTGALPANVFVLGPTPHEALFPHCVLAIHHGGSGTTHSACRAGIPSLVMPFAADQFFWADRLHRLGVAPAPLSPKRLDAATLAAAITFAETEATRARAAALGVAMSDEDGVACGVAMIERWLRPM; encoded by the coding sequence ATGCGGCTGCTGGCCCTGACCTACGGAACCGAAGGCGATACGCGTCCGCTGGCCATGCTCTGCCATGGGCTGACCGGCGCAGGCCACGAGGTGACACTGCTGGCCGATGGCGGCACCTTGGGCAGCGCGCAGGCGCTGGATGTGCCCCACGCGGCCCTTGAGGGTGACATCCATGACGAAGTGGTCGCCTTGGTGTCGCGTGGCAACGGTGTTGCCGCCGCCAGTACCGGTCTGGCACGGATGGCGCTGCAGCATGTCAGCGGCTGGATGCGCCAGGCCGATGCCGCAGCCGAAGGCTGCGATGCGATTCTGACCGGTGGGCTGGCGGCCTTTGTCGGCCTGAGCGTGGGCGAGCGCCGGGGTCTGCCGGTAATCGGCACCGGCATGATTCCGCTGACACCGACGCGAGCCTTCCGCTCTCCGTTCCTGCCACCTGGACGCTCGCCGGGCTGGTTGAACCGGGCCAGCTACGGTCTGGTCAACGGCCTGATCTGGCGCCAGTTCCGCCGGCCGATCAACGCAGCACGCCAGCAGTTGGGGCAATCGCCGCGCCGCGCGCTATGGTCCGGCCTGCCGATGCTCTATGGCATCTCGCCGCAACTGCTGCCGCCACCGGCGGACTGGCCGGTCGACCACATCGCCTGTGGTCAATGGCGGCTTCCTGACGCGCCTTGGACGCCCTTCGCCGATCTGCGGGCCTTCCTCGATGCCGGCCCGCCGCCGGTGTACCTGGGCTTTGGCAGCATGACCGGGTTTGATCGCGAGCGCGTGCTGCCGGCCCTGCTGCACGCGCTGGCACCGCGCCGGGTGCTCCTGTTTCCAGGGTGGGCCGGTCTGCCGACGGGTGCGCTGCCAGCAAATGTATTCGTGCTCGGCCCGACGCCACACGAAGCACTGTTCCCGCATTGCGTACTCGCCATCCACCATGGTGGCAGCGGCACTACGCATTCGGCCTGCCGCGCCGGCATTCCCTCGCTGGTGATGCCGTTCGCCGCGGATCAGTTCTTCTGGGCCGATCGCCTGCATCGATTGGGCGTGGCACCGGCACCGTTGTCACCGAAACGACTGGATGCAGCAACGCTGGCAGCAGCCATCACCTTCGCTGAAACCGAAGCAACACGCGCACGCGCGGCGGCTCTGGGCGTAGCGATGAGCGATGAGGACGGGGTGGCATGTGGCGTGGCAATGATCGAGCGCTGGTTGCGGCCGATGTAA
- the cls gene encoding cardiolipin synthase, protein MLFEWLLGSYLLLIDWLIRLVALCWIPTRTTPGAARSWLLLVGFVPLLGLPLYLLFGHPWLSRERIRRQAEASQVIREEQALQHRLRWAPQPDTACAEIVPLVQRQGDFMPVHGNAVDLLTDYDESLHTLIADIDQAEDRVHLLYYLMFDDAVGEAVVEALQRAAARGVQCRVLLDAVGAKRGLRAYRKRLEARDIEVRAMLPGGLRWRRSGRMDLRNHRKIAVIDNEVAYVGSQNLAGPQFVPGHPNRELVARVRGPAVAHLEAVFASDWYMETGQRLDVIADVPECSDDIATQLLPSGPAYPYSNARDAVAALIHLARRRLVMVTPYFVPDEATLSALRIAALSGVQVQLILSASNNQRLTSWAQEAYYDELLRCGVRIALYEPQFLHAKHMSVDEDIAVLGSINMDIRSFALNAEIGLICYDRALVQQLCAIEDGYLREARQLDLQQWRSRPTWRRSREGIARLADALM, encoded by the coding sequence ATGCTGTTCGAGTGGTTGCTGGGTTCGTACCTGCTGCTGATCGACTGGCTGATCCGGCTGGTCGCGCTGTGCTGGATCCCCACCCGCACCACGCCGGGGGCGGCGCGCAGCTGGCTGCTGCTGGTCGGCTTCGTGCCGCTGCTGGGCCTGCCGCTGTACCTGCTGTTCGGCCACCCGTGGCTGTCGCGCGAGCGTATCCGCCGCCAGGCCGAGGCCTCGCAGGTGATCCGCGAGGAACAGGCGCTGCAGCATCGCCTGCGCTGGGCCCCGCAGCCGGACACCGCCTGCGCCGAGATCGTGCCGTTGGTGCAGCGCCAAGGCGACTTCATGCCGGTGCACGGCAACGCGGTGGACCTGCTGACCGACTACGACGAATCGCTGCACACGCTGATCGCCGACATCGACCAGGCCGAAGACCGCGTGCACCTGCTGTACTACCTGATGTTCGATGACGCGGTGGGCGAGGCGGTGGTCGAGGCGCTGCAGCGTGCAGCGGCGCGTGGCGTGCAGTGCCGGGTGCTGCTCGACGCGGTAGGTGCCAAGCGCGGCCTGCGCGCCTATCGCAAGCGCCTGGAAGCACGCGACATCGAAGTGCGTGCGATGCTGCCCGGTGGCCTGCGCTGGCGCCGCAGCGGGCGCATGGACCTGCGCAACCACCGCAAGATCGCGGTGATCGACAACGAAGTGGCCTACGTCGGTTCGCAGAACCTGGCGGGCCCGCAGTTCGTGCCCGGACACCCGAACCGCGAGCTGGTGGCGCGCGTGCGCGGCCCGGCGGTGGCGCATCTGGAGGCCGTATTTGCCAGCGACTGGTACATGGAGACCGGCCAGCGCCTGGACGTGATCGCCGATGTGCCCGAGTGCAGCGACGACATCGCCACCCAGCTGCTGCCCAGCGGCCCGGCCTATCCCTACAGCAACGCACGCGATGCGGTGGCGGCGCTGATCCATCTGGCGCGGCGCCGGCTGGTGATGGTCACCCCGTACTTCGTGCCTGACGAAGCCACGCTGAGCGCGCTGCGCATTGCGGCGTTGTCCGGCGTGCAGGTGCAGCTGATCCTCTCGGCCAGCAACAACCAGCGGCTGACCTCATGGGCGCAGGAGGCGTACTACGACGAGCTGCTGCGCTGCGGCGTGCGCATCGCCCTGTACGAGCCGCAGTTCCTGCACGCCAAGCACATGAGCGTGGACGAGGACATCGCCGTGCTCGGCTCGATCAACATGGATATCCGCTCGTTCGCGCTGAATGCCGAGATCGGCCTGATCTGCTACGACCGTGCGCTGGTGCAACAGCTGTGTGCGATCGAGGACGGCTACCTGCGTGAAGCGCGGCAGCTGGACCTGCAGCAATGGCGCAGCCGCCCCACGTGGCGGCGCAGCCGCGAGGGCATCGCACGCCTGGCCGATGCGTTGATGTGA
- the polA gene encoding DNA polymerase I: MSRLVLIDGSSYLYRAFHALPPLSNAQGEPTGALFGVVNMLRSTLKERPAYVAFVVDAPGKTFRDDLYEQYKANRPPMPDELRSQVEPMCRIVEALGISILRIPGVEADDVIGTLALQGLAQDLKVTISTGDKDFAQLVRPGIELVNTMTGSRMDSDAVVMEKFGVRADQIIDLLALMGDTVDNVPGVEKCGPKTAAKWLAEYQHLDGVMAAAPAMKGKIGENLRAALERLPLNRELVTIRTDVALDASPTTLALREQDVPALTELYTRYGFTQALKELGAPLPAPAAASEATPSLRGTAAGFARGSAEAPAAGTLDPALAAPGDYETVLTVEQLQAWVERLQQADLISFDTETDALDAMRARLVGISLAVEPGKAAYIPVGHDYPGAPAQLPMQQVLDALRPVLQDPAKKKLGQHGKYDLHVLRRHGVDVQGYHDDTMLESFVLNSTATRHDMDSLALRYLGYSAIKFEDVAGKGAKQIPFSQVGIDEASRYAAEDADVTLRLHHALQPQLLAEPALDSVYRDIEMPLVPVLTTIEANGVRIDTDELRRQSQDLSSRMLAAQQKATELAGRSFNLDSPKQLQAVLFDELKLPAVVKTPKGQPSTNEEALEAIADQHELPRVILDYRGLAKLRSTYTDKLPEMVNPDTGRVHTSYHQSGAATGRLSSSDPNLQNIPIRTEDGRRIRRAFIAPEGFQLLAADYSQIELRIMAHLSEDPGLVRAFEQGADVHRATAAEVFGRTLEEVTPNERRAAKAINFGLMYGMSAFGLARNLGIDRGQAQDYVALYFSRYPGVRDFMERMRQQARDQGYVETLFGRRLYLNDIHARNQGLRAGAERAAINAPMQGTAADIIKRAMVDVDQWLRDSGAPARMILQVHDELVFETESSFVEDLRLQVVERMSQAAKLRVPLVVDTGVGSNWDEAH, from the coding sequence ATGAGCAGATTAGTCCTGATCGACGGGTCCAGTTACCTGTACCGCGCGTTCCACGCGCTGCCGCCCCTGTCCAATGCACAGGGTGAACCCACCGGCGCGCTGTTCGGCGTGGTCAACATGCTGCGCTCGACCTTGAAGGAGCGCCCGGCCTACGTGGCGTTCGTGGTCGACGCGCCGGGCAAGACCTTCCGCGACGACCTGTACGAGCAGTACAAGGCCAACCGCCCGCCGATGCCCGATGAACTGCGCAGCCAGGTCGAGCCGATGTGCCGCATCGTCGAAGCGCTGGGCATCAGCATCCTGCGCATTCCCGGCGTGGAAGCCGACGATGTGATCGGCACGCTGGCCCTGCAGGGCCTGGCGCAGGACCTGAAGGTGACCATTTCCACCGGCGACAAGGACTTCGCCCAGCTGGTGCGCCCGGGTATCGAGCTGGTCAACACCATGACCGGCAGCCGCATGGATTCGGACGCGGTGGTGATGGAGAAGTTCGGCGTGCGCGCCGACCAGATCATCGACCTGCTGGCGCTGATGGGCGACACCGTCGACAACGTGCCGGGCGTGGAGAAGTGCGGACCGAAGACCGCCGCCAAGTGGCTGGCCGAGTACCAGCACCTGGACGGGGTGATGGCAGCCGCGCCGGCCATGAAGGGCAAGATCGGCGAGAACCTGCGCGCCGCGCTGGAGCGGCTGCCGCTGAACCGCGAGCTGGTGACCATCCGCACCGACGTGGCGCTGGACGCCAGCCCGACCACGCTGGCCCTGCGCGAGCAGGACGTGCCGGCGCTGACCGAGCTGTATACGCGCTACGGCTTCACCCAGGCGCTGAAGGAGCTGGGGGCGCCGCTGCCGGCGCCGGCCGCGGCCAGCGAGGCCACGCCGAGCCTGCGCGGCACCGCCGCTGGCTTCGCCCGTGGCAGCGCCGAAGCACCGGCCGCCGGCACGCTGGATCCGGCGTTGGCCGCGCCGGGTGATTACGAGACCGTGCTGACCGTCGAACAGCTGCAGGCGTGGGTCGAGCGCCTGCAGCAGGCGGACCTGATCAGCTTCGATACCGAAACCGATGCGCTGGATGCGATGCGTGCGCGCCTGGTCGGCATCAGCCTGGCGGTCGAGCCCGGCAAGGCGGCCTACATTCCGGTTGGCCACGATTACCCGGGTGCGCCAGCGCAGCTGCCGATGCAGCAGGTGCTGGATGCGCTGCGCCCGGTGCTGCAGGACCCGGCGAAGAAGAAGCTGGGCCAGCATGGCAAGTACGACCTGCATGTGCTGCGCCGCCACGGCGTGGACGTGCAGGGCTACCACGACGACACCATGCTCGAGAGCTTCGTGCTCAATTCCACCGCCACCCGCCACGACATGGATTCGCTGGCCCTGCGTTACCTGGGCTACAGCGCCATCAAGTTCGAGGACGTGGCCGGCAAGGGCGCCAAGCAGATTCCGTTCTCGCAGGTGGGCATCGACGAAGCCAGCCGCTATGCGGCCGAAGACGCCGACGTCACCCTGCGCCTGCACCACGCGCTGCAGCCGCAGCTGCTGGCCGAGCCGGCGCTGGACAGCGTGTACCGCGACATCGAGATGCCGCTGGTGCCGGTGCTGACCACGATCGAAGCCAACGGCGTGCGGATCGACACCGACGAACTGCGCCGGCAGAGCCAGGACCTCTCCTCGCGCATGCTGGCCGCACAGCAGAAGGCCACCGAGCTGGCCGGCCGCAGCTTCAACCTGGATTCGCCCAAGCAGCTGCAGGCGGTGCTGTTCGACGAACTGAAGCTGCCGGCGGTGGTGAAGACCCCGAAGGGCCAGCCCAGCACCAATGAAGAGGCGCTGGAGGCGATTGCCGACCAGCACGAGTTGCCGCGGGTGATCCTCGACTACCGGGGCCTGGCCAAGCTGCGCAGCACCTACACCGACAAGCTGCCGGAGATGGTCAACCCGGACACCGGCCGCGTGCATACCAGCTACCACCAGTCCGGTGCCGCCACCGGCCGCCTGTCCTCGTCGGACCCGAACCTGCAGAACATCCCGATCCGCACCGAGGACGGCCGCCGCATCCGCCGCGCGTTCATCGCCCCGGAGGGCTTCCAGCTGCTGGCGGCCGACTATTCGCAGATCGAGCTGCGGATCATGGCCCACCTGTCCGAAGACCCGGGCCTGGTGCGTGCCTTCGAGCAGGGCGCCGACGTGCACCGTGCCACCGCCGCCGAGGTGTTCGGGCGCACGCTGGAGGAGGTGACCCCGAACGAGCGCCGTGCCGCCAAGGCGATCAACTTCGGCCTGATGTACGGCATGAGCGCCTTCGGCCTGGCCCGCAACCTGGGCATCGACCGCGGCCAGGCGCAGGACTACGTAGCGCTGTACTTCAGCCGCTACCCGGGCGTGCGCGACTTCATGGAGCGGATGCGCCAGCAGGCCCGTGACCAGGGCTACGTGGAAACCCTGTTCGGCCGCCGCCTGTACCTGAACGACATTCACGCTCGCAACCAGGGCCTGCGGGCCGGTGCCGAACGCGCGGCGATCAACGCGCCGATGCAGGGCACCGCTGCCGACATCATCAAGCGCGCGATGGTGGATGTGGACCAGTGGCTGCGTGACAGCGGGGCACCGGCGCGGATGATCCTGCAGGTGCACGATGAGCTGGTGTTCGAAACCGAAAGCAGTTTCGTTGAAGACTTGCGTTTGCAGGTGGTGGAGCGTATGTCGCAAGCGGCCAAACTGCGGGTGCCGCTGGTGGTCGATACGGGCGTCGGCAGCAACTGGGACGAAGCGCACTGA
- a CDS encoding universal stress protein yields MYKRILIATDGSELADKGLAKGLELAKDLNAEVDIVTVSEPWAVGMYDAMGWSVGYMNSPEYKADREEGAQKVLQPALAKAAEQGITANPVHVLDRYAADGIIETAGERNSDLIVMTSHGRRGVTRVLLGSQTAEVLARSTLPVLVIR; encoded by the coding sequence ATGTACAAGCGCATCCTGATTGCCACTGACGGGTCCGAGCTGGCCGACAAGGGCCTGGCCAAGGGCCTGGAGCTGGCCAAGGACCTCAACGCCGAGGTCGATATCGTCACTGTTTCCGAGCCGTGGGCCGTCGGCATGTACGACGCCATGGGCTGGAGCGTGGGCTACATGAACAGCCCCGAGTACAAGGCCGACCGCGAGGAAGGCGCACAGAAAGTGCTGCAGCCGGCGCTGGCCAAGGCCGCCGAGCAGGGCATCACCGCCAATCCTGTGCACGTGCTGGACCGCTACGCCGCCGACGGCATCATCGAGACAGCAGGGGAGCGCAACAGCGACCTGATCGTGATGACCTCGCACGGCCGCCGTGGCGTGACCCGCGTGCTGCTGGGCAGCCAGACCGCCGAGGTGCTGGCACGCAGCACGCTGCCGGTGCTGGTCATCCGCTGA
- a CDS encoding DUF2782 domain-containing protein — MKTLMLASLLLLAGCASMGGAGAPPVDVKGADVSKRTMDNGDTIEEYRVSGQLRMVKVTPSRGAPFYMYDKNGDGRMDNDKDGVSPVYWKLYSW; from the coding sequence ATGAAGACCCTGATGCTCGCTTCCCTGCTCCTGCTCGCTGGCTGCGCCAGCATGGGTGGCGCAGGCGCTCCCCCGGTGGACGTCAAGGGCGCGGATGTGTCCAAGCGCACCATGGACAACGGCGACACCATCGAGGAATACCGCGTGTCCGGCCAGCTGCGCATGGTCAAGGTGACCCCGTCGCGCGGCGCCCCGTTCTACATGTACGACAAGAACGGCGACGGCCGCATGGACAACGACAAGGACGGCGTGTCGCCGGTCTACTGGAAGCTGTACAGCTGGTGA